Proteins from a genomic interval of Arvicola amphibius chromosome 17, mArvAmp1.2, whole genome shotgun sequence:
- the Rab21 gene encoding ras-related protein Rab-21 — protein MAAAGGGAAAGRAYSFKVVLLGEGCVGKTSLVLRYCENKFNDKHITTLQASFLTKKLNIGGKRVNLAIWDTAGQERFHALGPIYYRDSNGAILVYDITDEDSFQKVKNWVKELRKMLGNEICLCIVGNKIDLEKERHVSIQEAESYADSVGAKHYHTSAKQNKGIEELFLDLCKRMIETAQVDERAKGNGASQGGAARRGVQIIDDEPQAQSGSGGCCSSG, from the exons ATGGCTGCGGCCGGCGGCGGGGCGGCGGCGGGCCGAGCCTACTCCTTCAAGGTGGTGCTGCTCGGGGAAGGCTGCGTGGGGAAGACGTCGCTGGTGCTGCGCTACTGCGAGAACAAGTTCAACGACAAGCACATCACCACCCTGCAG gCATCTttcttgacaaagaagttaaatatTGGTGGGAAAAGAGTAAACCTTGCCATATGG gaTACAGCAGGTCAAGAGAGATTCCATGCATTGGGTCCAATTTACTACCGCGATTCGAACGGAGCTATTTTAGTTTATGACATAACGGACGAAGATTCTTTTCAGAAG GTAAAAAACTGGGTCAAAGAGCTAAGGAAAATGTTGGGAAATGAAATCTGTTTGTGTATAGTTG GTAATAAAATAGACTTGGAAAAGGAGAGACATGTTTCCATCCAAGAAGCAGAGTC gtatGCAGATTCTGTGGGAGCAAAACATTATCATACTTCcgctaaacaaaacaaaggaatcGAGGAGCTCTTCCTTGACCTCTGTAAAA gaATGATAGAAACGGCGCAAGTGGACGAGAGAGCTAAAGGCAACGGCGCTAGTCAAGGGGGGGCTGCTAGGCGAGGCGTGCAGATCATCGACGATGAACCTCAAGCGCAGAGCGGTAGTGGAGGGTGCTGTTCTTCTGGATAA